In Procambarus clarkii isolate CNS0578487 chromosome 53, FALCON_Pclarkii_2.0, whole genome shotgun sequence, the following proteins share a genomic window:
- the LOC138352454 gene encoding jerky protein homolog-like, giving the protein MSQGLANRAVSTKRKRSFLSIEQKLDMIEKHERGYCVTKLAAEFNVGKSTVCDIKRQKDDIRKFLALSDSGALNKRKTIKGSANTNLDEAVYKWFNQERSVGMPLGGDAIKTAADKFP; this is encoded by the coding sequence ATGTCTCAAGGGCTTGCTAATCGTGCTGTATCTACAAAGAGGAAGAGAAGTTTTTTATCCATTGAGCAGAAATTAGACATGATAGAGAAACATGAACGTGGCTACTGTGTTACTAAGCTGGCAGCAGAATTTAATGTCGGGAAAAGTACGGTGTGTGATATCAAGAGACAGAAAGATGATATTAGGAAGTTCCTTGCTTTGAGTGATAGTGGTGCATTAAATAAAAGGAAAACAATAAAAGGTTCTGCAAATACGAATTTGGACGAAGCTGTGTATAAATGGTTTAACCAGGAGCGCTCTGTGGGGATGCCACTTGGCGGCGACGCCATTAAGACAGCAGCCGATAAATTTCCATAA